The Salegentibacter mishustinae genomic interval GTGAGGCGCTTCTTAATCTTACCCAGGAAGCGTCCTGCATGAGAAGTTCTGAAGCAGCATTATAACGCGATAGCCTATAATAATCCTGATCTAAAATCACAGGTTGTGTATTAGGCTGTCCATCAGACGTCACCCCATCGAAAATCACTTCCTTATATCGTTGATTTGTTGCTGTAATGGTTCCAAATTCCCAATCGTTAATTCGACTTTCATCATAAGCATCCCCTCCTTGTTTAACTTCAACTAGAAAAGAAAAATTGAAATTCTTATAAGAAAAAGAGTTTGTTATTCCACCTGTCCAGTCCGGCATAGCTGAACCAACATATTTTAAAGAGTCTCTGTCTACATTTGGAAATCCAGCGTCATCTATCAGTAATTCGCCATCATCCGTACGTTCATAGCCATAACCATATAAATCTCCCGGAGAACCCCCTTCGAGAACCCGACTAGTTACACCTTCAGCAGAACTTTGAAATTCGATAACTTCTAAACCTTCTGGTAAACTTAGTACCTCACTTCTAATCCTAGACCAGTTTACGGTTACGTCCCACGAAAAATCTTTAGTTTGAATAGGTTTGAAATCTATTAAAGCTTCAATACCGGTACTTTCAATTTCTCCTGCATTGGTAGTAAACCTTGAAAGGCCACTTGGATTACTCACAGGAAAAGAAACAATTTGATTTTCACTGGCCTGTTGGAAATAGGTAAGGTCTACTCCTATTTTATTACCCCAAAACCTCAAATCTGTACCAAATTCATAAGAGGTGGTCGTTTCAGGCTTTAAATTTAAGTCTCCCGCTGAATTTGATTTTTTAAATCCTCCAATTCCATTTAAGGGGAAACCAGGAGTTCCTTCAAAATATTGGCCTACTACATAAGGGGAAGCATCTTTACCTACCTTAGCCCAGGATGCTCTTAATTTACCATAACTAAGAAAGTCATCCCGTTGTGCGCCCAAGGTTTCAGTAAAAATATATCCCATATTAACCGAAGGATAAAAGAAAGACCTGTTGTCCTTTGGAAGAGTAGATGCCCAGTCATTTCTTGCAGTTACATTTAAAAACAAGGTTTCCTTATAATTTAACTTTGCATCAGCAAAAACACCTACTAGCCTTCTGGTGTAAGCGTTTTTATTTGTAAATAAGTTAGTGGTATTACTTAGGTCTTTAAAATCTGGAAGATTAAAACCTTCCCCTCTAGTATTTAACCTGTCGTAATTTATATCGGTAACCTGATTACCTAACGTTAAGGAACCTGAGAAATCAGAATTGAATTCCTTTTGGAGAGTTACAAGAAAGTTTGAGTTAATTTCCTTATAGTTAATGTTCTCCTCTATCATAAATCCGTTTACCGGGATAGCTACTTTAATATCGTTGGCAGCAAATCTAACTCGACTGTCGTTATAATAATCCATACCGATTTTATAATCTACCGTCATCCACTTAAAAGGAGTATAGTTGAAACCTACAGCTCCAATAATCCTATTAACATCATCTTCAAAAGTGCTGTTCTCGGCAAGGTACAAAGGGTTATTTATAACTCCATTAGTATAATCCTTTTCAGAGCCATCAGGCATCACATGATCATTCACATCTATAGTTGGCGACCATCTTCTAAGGTTACTTACCACAGATTTGTCACCCCCGTTTGGACGGCTACCTCCGGAATTCGTGTAATTAGCACTTCCAGATACTTTAAAATTCTCAGCTAAAGTAGTTTCTCCGCTTATTTTTATAGTTGTTCTTTTATAATTAGTATTAGGAACAATTCCCTCCTGATCCATATGGGAAACTGAAGTATAAAAATTGGTTTTGCTATTTCCGCCAGATATACTTGCATAATTATTGAACCTCAAGCCAGTCTTGTAAAATTCTTCGTGAGGATTGGCCGGGTTATCCAAAGGCCCATTAGGCGGACCCCAGGTATAATAACCATAGGAATAGCCAAAACGACTATCGGGATCTTCAAAAGCCCTGGCGCGACCTCTCCATCCTTCACGATAGGTCATCTGAATATCCGGTGTTTTGCTTACCTCTTCAAACGCTATGGTACTTTTAACCCTAATCTGTGTTTTACCTTCTTTTCCTTTTTTAGTGGTTATAATCACCGCGCCGTTTGCCGCTCGAAGTCCATATAACGCGGTAGCGGAAGGACCTTTTAAGATAGAAATTGACTCAATATCCTCGGGATTAATATCAGCCGCACGGTTGGTAAATGAATATTGCTCGTTACTTCCGGATGCTGCTGAACCTTCGCTAGGCAATACACTCCCCGAAGTTGTTGAGTTGGAAATAGGCATTCCATCTACTACAAATAATGGTTGGTTATCGCCTGATGGACTAAGAGAAGTAATACCCCTTATTATAATATTGGAACCAGCTCCTGCTGCCCCACTCGAGCTATTAATTGAAACCCCGGCAACCTTTCCCCTAAGTGCATTAACCAGGTTTGGTTCTTCTGTACGGGCGATTTCTTCGCCTGAGACTTCCTGTACGGCATAACCTAAGGCTTTTTTCTCTTGTTTTATTCCAAAAGAAGTTACTACTACTTCATTTAAAGATTCAGAGGTGGTTCCTAAGGTAACATCTACAGTTTCCCTTCCCTCCAATGGAATTTCTTTGGTTTCGTAACCAACAAATGAAAAAACCAAAACTGCATTACTTTGAGAAACCTGCAAGGAATAATTTCCTTCCATATTAGTGACAGTCCCATTTGAAGTTCCTTTTTCTATTACAGTAACCCCTGGAATTG includes:
- a CDS encoding SusC/RagA family TonB-linked outer membrane protein; translated protein: MLKIVQPLLAVTMIMGIFIYTHPVSSQEQLASVQPLQEKTGKSSGKISLKKLLSEISKELEVHFNYDSNLVENQLIALDEVKLEKGQLEKSLREILRNVNLDIQKLEKDNFVIYSPNNPLRKTLRNNSNRNTPSETNKQNLERLNATQASVLQDIEVKGYVEDEDGLPIPGVTVIEKGTSNGTVTNMEGNYSLQVSQSNAVLVFSFVGYETKEIPLEGRETVDVTLGTTSESLNEVVVTSFGIKQEKKALGYAVQEVSGEEIARTEEPNLVNALRGKVAGVSINSSSGAAGAGSNIIIRGITSLSPSGDNQPLFVVDGMPISNSTTSGSVLPSEGSAASGSNEQYSFTNRAADINPEDIESISILKGPSATALYGLRAANGAVIITTKKGKEGKTQIRVKSTIAFEEVSKTPDIQMTYREGWRGRARAFEDPDSRFGYSYGYYTWGPPNGPLDNPANPHEEFYKTGLRFNNYASISGGNSKTNFYTSVSHMDQEGIVPNTNYKRTTIKISGETTLAENFKVSGSANYTNSGGSRPNGGDKSVVSNLRRWSPTIDVNDHVMPDGSEKDYTNGVINNPLYLAENSTFEDDVNRIIGAVGFNYTPFKWMTVDYKIGMDYYNDSRVRFAANDIKVAIPVNGFMIEENINYKEINSNFLVTLQKEFNSDFSGSLTLGNQVTDINYDRLNTRGEGFNLPDFKDLSNTTNLFTNKNAYTRRLVGVFADAKLNYKETLFLNVTARNDWASTLPKDNRSFFYPSVNMGYIFTETLGAQRDDFLSYGKLRASWAKVGKDASPYVVGQYFEGTPGFPLNGIGGFKKSNSAGDLNLKPETTTSYEFGTDLRFWGNKIGVDLTYFQQASENQIVSFPVSNPSGLSRFTTNAGEIESTGIEALIDFKPIQTKDFSWDVTVNWSRIRSEVLSLPEGLEVIEFQSSAEGVTSRVLEGGSPGDLYGYGYERTDDGELLIDDAGFPNVDRDSLKYVGSAMPDWTGGITNSFSYKNFNFSFLVEVKQGGDAYDESRINDWEFGTITATNQRYKEVIFDGVTSDGQPNTQPVILDQDYYRLSRYNAASELLMQDASWVRLRSASLSYRLPKSILDRTFFSGVTFSATGNNLLLITPFEGYDPEGTTYSAGSNAFGLTGYSIPNTRSVIFGLSLNF